The sequence CCCGATCGCGATGCGAAGAGGGCGGCAGTTCTCAGCGCGCCGCAGCCATGAGTCTCATGCGGCGGCGGCGTTGCGCGCCCGGTTCATACTTCGGGGCCGCTTACTATTCGGCCGGCCGGACGCCTGCCGCGGACCGCGGGTCGTTCTTGCCTCAGTACCGTTCGCACCCGCATTTCGGGAACGTACGGTCCGTCCGAACCGTGCGCGGAGGCAGGATGACGAAGGTGGCGGCAGTCGACCAATCTGGCGTCCTCGACGCCAGGTGCGCGGTGAAGAAGCTTCCGGAGATCACGGCGATCTTCTGGATCATGAAGATCGCGGCGACGACGCTCGGCGAGACCGCCGGCGACCTGCTGGCGCAGACCCTCCGGCTCGGATATTTCCTGACGACGGGGGTGCTGTTTCTCGTCTTCCTGGTGACCCTTGCCGTCCAGCTGAGGTCGAGGTCCTACAATCCGTTCTTCTACTGGACCGTCATCCTGTCCACCAGTACGGCCGGTACCACCATCTCCGACTTCATGAATCGCGACGCGAGCGAGAAGTATCTGGCTGAGGGAACCAGCTCGCTGGGCTGGGGGCCGCAGGGGCTCGGCCTGGGCTACCCCGTCGGCGCGGCGATTCTGATCTCGCTGCTGATCGCCATCTTCGCCGCGTGGAAGCTCACTGGGCTGACGTTCGTGATCCGAGACATCGACTCGCTGCGCGGCGAGAGCTTCTTCTGGTCGGCCATCCTCGTGTCGAACACCCTCGGAACCTCCATGGGCGATTTTCTGTCGGACAGCTCCGGACTCGGCTACGCGGGAAGCGCACTGCTCATACTGACGCTTCTCGGGCTGCTGCTGGCCCTCAAGTACGCCCCCGTGCCGCCGAATGTGCTGCTTTTCTGGCTCGCCTTCGTACTCACCCGCCCACTCGGTGCGACCGTCGGCGACTTCCTGACGAAACCAGCCGCCAAAGGAGGCCTCGCCCTCGGCACCGCGGGGTCGTCGACGGTCCTGCTCGCGCTCCTGCTCGGCCTGGTGAGCGTCGCCCACGCCCAGGAGAAGCGCCGGGTCGGCACTGCCGCGGCCGACGTGGCGCCGGTCCGCGTGTCCTAGGACGGACGTACGCGATTCGTGTGACCCGGGCTGGACGGGCGTCGTGGCTGGCGCGCACGGTTCGGTGCCGGGTGATCAGGCATCGTTTGATCGTCGGGTTGGTCGCCCGCACCGCACCTGCGCGGTGCCGAGGTTGGGAGACCAGGCCTAGCGCACGAGGGGTCGATGAACCCGGTCCCCGGCCCGACGGCCGATTTCCACGCGGGAGTCGCTGTGGAAATCGGCCGCCGGGACTCGCGGTCGCTCAGGCCGCGAGGTTCGCCGTGGCGTGCACGACCTGAACGATCCAGGCGTGGCCGACGACGACCTGAGCGAACTCGGTGACGTCGTGGCCGCCGTGGAGAAAACGCGCCGGCCGAGGAAAGACGACCGTTCCGTCCGGCGCCGTCTTCGCCCGGGCACGGTAACCCGCCCGCAGGGCCGCGTTGACCTCGCGGTGCCTACCGACCCGGAGGATCGTTTCGGCGTCGCGAACAACCTGGTTCCGGAGCGCGAGGAACTCGGCTTCCGCTCGGGCGGTTGTCCTTTGCCGCCACTCCGCCTGACGCGCCCGATATTCCAGGTCGGCCTCGATGTGCTGGAGCGCATGCCGACCGATCAGGTTGTCGGGAACGAGCCTCGCGAAATGCGCCACCTGCTCGGACTGCGGCGCCTCACGCAGCCTGGCGTCCCGGTCCACCTGCGCGCCAGCCCACCGGGTGAGCGGACCGGTCTTGTCGGCAGCCCGGCGATTCCAGACGAGCCGCGTGATGTCCCGAGCCCGGCGCCGCTCCTCGAAATCCGCCTCGAAACCCGTTTCCACGACGTCAGCCAATGCCGATGCGGGGGCACCGTCAAAGGCCGTACGGCGGGCGATGACGAGCAGATCCCGCTGGCGGGTGCGCTGACGCCGGTGAACCCGACGCCGCTGTTCCCGGGCGGACGTGCGCGCGGTCGAGGGCAGCACCGACTCGGCCATGTCCTTGACCTTCTCGCCATGGTTCCGCATCGCGTGAGCACCTCCCTGCCGCACTATT is a genomic window of Pseudofrankia inefficax containing:
- a CDS encoding COG4705 family protein, whose product is MTKVAAVDQSGVLDARCAVKKLPEITAIFWIMKIAATTLGETAGDLLAQTLRLGYFLTTGVLFLVFLVTLAVQLRSRSYNPFFYWTVILSTSTAGTTISDFMNRDASEKYLAEGTSSLGWGPQGLGLGYPVGAAILISLLIAIFAAWKLTGLTFVIRDIDSLRGESFFWSAILVSNTLGTSMGDFLSDSSGLGYAGSALLILTLLGLLLALKYAPVPPNVLLFWLAFVLTRPLGATVGDFLTKPAAKGGLALGTAGSSTVLLALLLGLVSVAHAQEKRRVGTAAADVAPVRVS